In the genome of Pangasianodon hypophthalmus isolate fPanHyp1 chromosome 15, fPanHyp1.pri, whole genome shotgun sequence, the window gtgtcatggcacacaTCAAATTTTGGTTATACAGCTCTTTACAGAAACCTCAATATCTCAGCCCAGGATGACCTTAGCTCCTTGCAACAAAGACTGTTCTCTAGATCACATTACAAGGTACatgtataaacattttgcatAAACATCTTGTTCCTTAGGCTTAGAACGTAACTCCTAATGTAATGCTCAAGATTGCTCACAGTTCCACAATTAGGGTCAATTTATAATGGGAAGGGTTCGAGtcttaatttcattaatttcatctTCGTCTTGAttcagtcttaatttttttagggGGTACATAGTTAAGTATAGCTAGGCCTTGGTGCTCTCACCTCCAGggcctgggttcaattcccggccatggaactgaccccagccacatgacagtgcactcccagtgccagtcccaagcccgaataaaactggggaggggtgtatcaggaagggcatccagtgtaaaaactgtgccaaatcaaatgaTCCGCTGTGATGACCCCTAaagggagcagccaaaagaagaagaacaacctAGGTCACTATAGtgtgcatgcagaacatttcaggtttgagaCTCTTTTTTATGAGGTTCAagaaagtgcaatttttttaattccccTCACTTTCAGGTTGAATATCTCTGGTGGGGGACCAGATACGaacctgaaattttcacagaaataagtCTTCTATAATAGTATTCTACTGTAAAAATTCTGAGTTTGAGATTTCACTGGTTACAGAGCTAGGGCTAGTAGAAATCTGGGGAAAAGCCTACTTTATTcacaacaaataataaaaatgatcactATTTTACAGAAATTATGTTTATGACTGACATAGCTTATGCTTGCCAATGAGGTCTAAAATGTTGCTACATTTGCTACATACTggcaacagtgaagcatgatctGTCACACGGTTCTTTTATGAAAGTGAGGggaattcttaaaaaaaattgcacttttcTTGTCcccataaaaaaataagagaagtctcaaacctgaaatgttCTGTATGCACACTATACTTACCTAGGTACCccctaaaaaaattaatactgaGACTCAAATCCTTCCTATTATAAACTGACCCTAATTGTGGAACTGTGAGTAATCTTGAGCATTACATTTGGACTTAAGTTTTAAGTCTAAGGAACAAGaatatgcaaaatgtttatatgtttacatGTACCTTGTAATGCGTTCTAGAGATCAGTTTTTGTTCCAAGGAGCTAAGATCATCCTGAGCCGAGATATTGAGGTTTCCGTAAACAGCTGTATaaccaaaatttgttgtgtgCCATACATATGCCAATACATAGAggtaatcactcaaaaaaattaggaatattaaaaaatgcatcTGTCAAGCATCCTGtattggaccacttgagatggaaTGACCCTAATGTTATTATAAGTGTGAGGGGTGGAAGTAGCCATTGTTTCTTTTTAGAGTAGTACTTCTGTAATTCTGGCAgcggacagttaatgacaggctTGCCAGGGTTTCAAAATACTCTGCGGCTACCAAGACCTTGCtattgttttatagcaaatcatTGGAATTATATCTAATATATTTctacaaacaaaggcaaagtgtaagtgcagacagtgtgtctctGATGTACaaatttctattgtaagatacaACATATTTCAAAGATTGccagagggaaagggggattgtGGATTGGATAATGTCTGGAGAaaatgtctcccttttccagtgCCTGAAtattttgggctagtttcagatcttttgtgtggttttcgCAATGTGCACATACTGCAATGGGAAACACAACTGTTGTACTGAAAACACTTCAACAAAGAAATGTGTAAAGCTGCTCAgaatgagctgctagactgtatgccaAATGGCTGTCTGTTGTCAATTCTCAACTGCTTATTACAGGGTTACCTTAAAAATTCATTAGAACAAGTTCATTGTTATAGCGTATCGAATTTATTTTTTGAGGCTATGTCGTTTTTAATGTTGTCCTACCCCTTCAAAATTTATAGTCACGAACCATTGCTGGTTATTTATATGACCATGTCTGGCTTTATTCCCCTTTGGTGAACTGTGTGGATCGCTTCAGTGGTCAGCTGTTAGCATATTTAGCCTAATGTAAGtcatttaattactttaaatcTCTTGCTTAGGTGATGGAGGGGCTGAGGGCACAGACCACTGGTATAAACCTCTGGTGTGGTTCTGGATCCTACTTGGATTGGCTTACTTTgcctccatcctcaccatgaTTGGGAACTGGCTACGAGTCCTCTCCAGAAAAACCCGTGCTGAGGTAAGTTACAGGCAAATCTAGTGTTGTGTACTTTTACTGTTGTCTTTTACTTACACTGATGGCACATTACTTCCTTTTAGAGCTTGTATTATTCATCATCGTAATAAGAATGGTAGATAATGCCACAGTTAAAAGCTCTGCAGGGATCTGCCACTTACAGTGCCTggaataagtattcacccccttaaacttttctacattttctaattttcttttctccccTCTTTACCTGATCACTGTGTTTTGGTGGTCAGCTCCCTCAGGGCACAGTtgtggttgtgccatattcgttctattttttattaatggatttaatggtgctccacgggatgttcaaagtttgagATATTGTTTATAACCAAACCTTGATTGATTCTTTGTCctagacttgttttgatagcttcttagtcttcatgatgctgtagATTTATCTTGAGAATAtttgacactttaattgcacacagatACAATTAAATTATGTGACTTTTAatggcaactggttgcaccagaatTAATTTAGGGCTTTTACATCAACAGGGGTAAACAAATGCAAGtaaaacttttacttttttatttgtgattacATTTGGTAATTATTTTGATTTTCCCAGTCTCTAAATTATGGgcaattttgtgtaaattcatgaTAGATAATCCCATTTaattccatttcagttccaggttgtaacactacaaaatgtagaaacGTTCAATAGAGGgttaatacttatgcaaggcactgtataaaTCTGTCAAATATCAAAATAGATTCCTATATACAACTTATATTTTTTACTTGCTAgaacataatatataattaaatggaaacaaattaaatttcatttcactgGCACCCTACAACTTTCCTCTTATGGTACGTATGGTTGATTATTGATCTTATGCCAGTATGTACCTCAGATGGAATTGACCACTCACTTCGAACTGGACTGCTTCCAGATCAATCTGACTCCAAACCAGGCCTTATCTTGCCTGGTGCTATATTGCCTACTATCATCatagaataaaaacaatacatCTGTAAATCTGTTCCTCTTTCCCAGATGGAAGGGCTCAGAGCACATGCCACTGACTGGACCCAGAACATCCAGAACATGTCCGTGGACTTCCGCATCGCTGGCAAACTGGACGACCCATTTAAGCGTCGACGGCGAAAACGTCGCCATGGCTCCCGGAGTCACGGAACTAGCCAAAGTGTTCCTGGCAATAATGGTCCAGGAGAAAGCAGGAGACGAGAGAACGGATATTATGACGACCAATCTGAATCTGGGTCCTCCTCATACTCATATACATCCAATGAATCAGACTCGGAATCTGAGACGGGCTCAGACGCAACCCAGACAGAGCAGGTGCCAGATATGGtcaagaagaaagaaataacaGACCCTACATTCTCACAGCCATTGGATTACTTTGGTGAAAATCTAGCCTATATTGACGAGTCCTCAGATGCTGTTAGTGGCAAGCTTCACCCGGACCCGCTCCTGGACAGACCTGAATCCAGATTGGCTGCTTTGCACAAAGCTAAGAGGAGACGTCCCAGGAGACCAGCAGGAAAGAAAACACCCAAAACTAGCCCCTCCAAGCAGCAGCACATAGCACCCAATGGAGGAATTTTTATAACACCACCTAATAACACGCCACCCGCTTCACCACAGCCTTAACTAGCGTATGGTAGTGTACCTACCAATGTGAGGGAAAGTGCTCCCTCAGAAGTGCATTTTAGGGATAGTTGGAAAGACTTCACCAGTTTACACTTCCACTTTTTTTCATCAGCATGTGAGAAAGCCTGATGAGACTGGGTGGGAGATCAGCCATCACACGTGCATTCAGACACCAAAGCAAAGCACTTAGCTCCATCTGCTGGCTGTTCTTGGAGCTGCACCTGGGTTGCCTGTGTGATAAGTTGAAGCACATTCAGCTCTTATCATGATGGCCTTCTGCCTACATTTGTGCTCTTTAcaataattacttaattaaacggacctgactgtactaCACACCCAAACATTCTCTGATATTGCATTTTGATGCCTCTTACTGATCCAGGAGTTTGTCCCTTGTGCCTTTTGCATATCACTCTTTCCTTTTcccatttgatcatttttaaaatggaacCAGGAAAGGATGACTACAGTTATCAGTGATTACAGTTTAGATCTCATGTTATAAAGTGAAtttaaatattgtgtgtgtatctgacaGAGAGTCCATTTGTATGGAAGTTAATGAGGTTGTTGATTTATTGGCATTTTTGTTTAACCCCATAAACTCAGggtttctgcttttattatctAGTCACTGCAGTTAATATGCTAATTGTAAGTTTTGCCCACTGAAATTGTccatatttatgaatttactCTAAAATGTGATCTAAAAAAATCCCAATAATCAGTATGAACAgattacattaataattttacattatcATGTCTTATTGTGCACTCTAAGAAGCCAATATCATTGATGAAGAAGTATGTAAACCTCCAGGGTAATGTGTAACTAGAGTTCATGTGGGGTCACTGATTGTAGGTGATTGACCAGCcttgccaaaaaaataaaacaatacaattcAGTAGGATGTCAGAAGTTGAAGCTTTTAAAGGGATTTCTTATGCTTCCATCGTCGCAGAGGACACCAGTGAAAAAAATGCCAAGCGTCACTCAAAACATCCTCTGGAGTATGTACACAAATTGTCGCTTGTACAAAACAAACTGCAAATACCATACCAACAGCAAACCCTCATCTCACCACGGCTAAGCTGAACTTCAGAGGTGCTGTACCATGGTCGGCCCTGAGCACTGACTGCAGCTAGGACTGTTTAATTGTGTATATGTTTAATGACAGTAaagtctgtctttctttttgaaCGACCAATATTTCAATCCTGCTAAAAAGCTGTGCAATCTAAGCAAGGATGcccaaaaaaaaatgcaagaactCACACATTTATGTATGAAGCAGTGTGACTCATTTTTACCACGGCACTGTTGATGTCTTGATTCTGTTTGGTCAGTAAGTACTGATTAATTTccaaaatcacaggtttatattaatccattcattctaatatgttatcatttctatagtaacgcaATACACAGGGGCTTCTATGGTGGATGTTcaacataaactgattaaaaatgggTGTACTTGCTGATATATTGTTTTCTGAGGAGATGCCTAtctagcatttttggaaggagtttccagtgtcagcgaATTGCAACATTTAGAGGTAACTTAAGGTTGTATAACAAGACTTCAGGACAGAttactttgtggtttctctgtgacAGGAAAagttgcatttttgtcttattagcttcgaaaaagaaaaaagagtggctggtgagggaatgactgtttatagtgaCTGTGATAACATGAGTTATAAAGACATTTCACAGCATTatacaactataaacagataaaacgtACAAAGAAAATATTGTTAGTGCAATCAAATtcctgttgtataagaggaataaaaagcatgctgttataggaaaataaaccactttagggtggtaatgcatcacaccactctgtcattgattattttcctataatagcatactctgttgtgttttattccttacttatacaTGACTTATACTTATGACAATAACCATTAGATCACATTAGGAGCCATATATACAGAGATCCATATAATTCCAAAGGCTTCATGAACATTTACCTCACGACAAAAcatccaaatatttatttattcactatactacactagatgaactgaaagtttaaaaaatggaaaagattagTTCATCAGTATTTCATATTAGAACACAATAAGCCTATACTGTTGTGCCTCAGTCTCTTTTCTAGCTGTTTAACATAAATACAGTAGAactgtttaattaaattgtTGATTTCATGAATTTAattcaatgtattttttttccaaaaatgtatgatttttttcatagtATTAATCAACTTGAAAATATGTGCTTCCAGTATATACTCATGATACAGATCAAGCTTGTTGATCCTCTGAATGTTGACTCTATCTGTGTCCAATCGTACTGAGGAGTCAGGAATTGTAATGCTTGTCCTTCGCTGGTTAGTAAAGGTAGTTTAAATGGAGGAGCTTGTACTAGGCCACTGGTTTGAAAGAGAATGCACTTTGTCATCTTTAAACAGCATGGTTTtatatgagaaaaaaacaagtttacATTTTAACTGTCCATAACAGACATGCATGACAGAACTGTAGGTTTGGATGTTCGGGTTGTTGGAGTCCTTCTTTCGGAAGTTGCTGTTtctgataaattaaaaactaacaaAATTTTTCATCGGAATCCAAATACCTGCTAAGCGATCACATTTCCTGTAATAAAATGGTTTGCTCTGAACACATCTGTTTGTTTGTAGTAGTCATCTTTTGGACTGTTGTTCCAGACATACTGgtagctgtgtgtgcgtgtgtgtgtgcgtgtgtgcatgtgtgtggctgtgtgtgtgggcgtgtgtgtgctGGAAGCCCGGAGCATGCAGAGGCTTAGGTTGAATGGCTTTGTGATAAACACGGTCTGACACTTCCAGAGATACCTGCTGTTTGCCTCTGCTTCTGCCCAAGTCAGACCAGCACCTATTCACGCTGTGCATTCTGCATTGAATCACTGATTCCCTTCTCTACTGCAGCTGAACTCACCTaatttttcttcctgttttcttctttctgagTGGTTAGTGGCACAAAGCAAGCAGATCCTCAACGATTTCCTTCTGTCATCTACAAATAATTGCCACCTACAGTACCTAGTAGCATGTTGTGCTTCCTTTGTCTCCAAAGCAGTATTCTACAACATTTTAGATGTGTTAGAGCAAGCATGCTGTACCATGCGGAAATGATTATGCTATACTGAAATTGGACTTCTTCTGAACAGTCCTTTCtgcatcatcatgatcatcatgaTCATGCTTGATATGGTTGAACTCCAAGGACTAAGCAGGCCAAAAGAAGCAATAcaaactcactgtcatgttctaTAATCTGTTCAGTGACAATCATGGGTGAGCAGGGTAGCAATATGATaacaatatcatgataaaataACACTTCTAGTATTGCAGGTATTAGTGCTCTAAATACAGTTATAATCCTTCCTAACAGTATCAAGTATCTGATTGGACGCTAAAATCTATTCTGgacattgtttcattttcatcattgaCCTCATTTTTATggacttgaaataaaaaaatattaaaaccatCATTGTTTATGGCTTTTTATGTGACATAGACCTAAATATTATGATACATACAGTAGACCTAGCATAAATACATCTTTCTGGTATATTATCATGCTGAAAGCATCCATCCCAATGTGGATTAACTGTAGCTACAAATGGACAAAGTTGGCCAGCAATTATGTTCAGATAGGCTTTGCCATTCAAACATTCTTCAATGGGTATCAAGAGCCTAATGTGTGCCAGAAGAACTTTTCCCACACCGTCACACTACCACTACTGGCTTTACACCAAACAGGATGATTCCATGGATTTAAACCATTTTCGCTTGTGCCAAATACCGATGCAAGAAGAGCAAGGATTTTTCCAACCAGCCAACTTTTTTCTACTCATCAATGGTTCAGTTTTGAGGGttctgtgcaaaaaaaacccttacttttaatttttttaacctaccacacacatataacaaaatataacaaatatataacaaatatattagGTTTTTTTGGACTGTTAAAACCACTcatgagagagggaaagaggaataaaagaacagaaggaaagaaacagaagacaggaaaaaaagaaagaagaaaaagaagagagaaaagaggagaaaaaaaatgactgggCCCCAAGTCCCAGCAGTTGGGAGACTGCAAGTTTGAATTCTGGAAGTGATCAGAAGTTTACAGAGGaaaaattggctgtgctgtctgggtgggggGGATGGTATTACTCTCTCtcatgtcaatcacagtgacactagccaatcgtgggtgtccgtgagctcgtgtatgtgaaagagggcagatagcactttccttaGGGTGTGTTACGCCGCCCTGTGATGCAACATGAGCAACAGTTTGAAATGTTGGCTTGCTACATGTGTCTTGGACAAAgtatgtgttagccttcaccctccctggctgGTGGCTGTTGTATGATAGTGGAGAGATGGCTGGTGAGTGGGAACTGGCACGTAACCAAATTggggaaaataatttttaaaaaataatgaatacttGTGTGAAGGTAGATGTGTACCTAATTAACCGGCAACTCAGGGTATAAAAGATAACCATCATTTTTGAGCTTTAAGTGATTCCGTGTAAATGGGAGTCAGGCATGGTATCCCTGCACTCACAGAAAAAACAGACGATGACATAGGGCTCTTTCACCACTACAGATGCATGATTATGGGCAAGCTGATCATGATTTACACCACACAGAAAAGGCTAACATTAGATGAAGGATATATGATCCTAAAACGAAATTTCGTTTGTGATCTGCAACTCTGAGATACCCGAGAGAGCACCAGTAGGCAGACAAGATCACACCATCAGCCATTATCTGCAATGTGGAGTACAGATGATGTAATTGTGCTATGGTTTGCATCAGAGCCTGATCTTATATAACACGATCCAAAAGTGTGTCGGTGACAGAACTCTCATCACAAAACTGGCATGTCTGTGACTgaaatgttgccacaaaatatacagaaattgtgcatcacaaaataaaacaaaacaggttACAAATTTGGTTGTATAGAAATGTTCCATTGCTCCAGTCGAATTCTTTTTGAGCATAAAGAATTACACGCTGCTCCTGAGTGGCCACAAATAAAATGGCCTGACACTTAAAgaagcagtttgtcatttttaaagtcCTCTGCTGCCTACAAGGTGAATTCCAATTAACAAACTCTGacaagcttttcttttttccctaaccAACCCATCCTTCTTTTTCTGAAACTACATATGTCTCATGAATTGCTTTTTAGGGAAAAGCTGTAGAGCTGAGCTACACTGCTCTGACTGGAGACAAAGCCTATTTCTGGAttggaaaaatataaacataaagctaaaaaaaaaaaaaaactagtcaGATAAACACAATGCAGCATTGCAAATCAAATTTATCTAAGTCATTATTTTGattgtattaataattatatcattataagTCTAGGAGAAAGGAACAAACGGCACCTTTAA includes:
- the LOC113541516 gene encoding potassium channel subfamily K member 4 encodes the protein MRCSTLLCILTAVLGYLVMGALVFHYLEAPYEEGIHINLLDARRDFLKNYTCVSPDILQELIEKVTDAIGAGVDPKSNDTFSSSWDLASAFFFSGTIITTIGYGNISPKTEWGKLFCICYALMGIPMFGFLLAGVGDHLGTGLRNAIAKIEMLFLKWKVSPTIVRIISAVLSILLGCILFVFVPTLVFQEVESWSLLESAYFVVITLTTVGFGDYVAGDGGAEGTDHWYKPLVWFWILLGLAYFASILTMIGNWLRVLSRKTRAEMEGLRAHATDWTQNIQNMSVDFRIAGKLDDPFKRRRRKRRHGSRSHGTSQSVPGNNGPGESRRRENGYYDDQSESGSSSYSYTSNESDSESETGSDATQTEQVPDMVKKKEITDPTFSQPLDYFGENLAYIDESSDAVSGKLHPDPLLDRPESRLAALHKAKRRRPRRPAGKKTPKTSPSKQQHIAPNGGIFITPPNNTPPASPQP